A window of the Citrus sinensis cultivar Valencia sweet orange chromosome 9, DVS_A1.0, whole genome shotgun sequence genome harbors these coding sequences:
- the LOC127899717 gene encoding uncharacterized protein LOC127899717 yields the protein MSKGKEKVVEVGDDELGFLPSLPADFAFDPGIPLEPIRSSVGTSARRMSPQTTSSSDSSDEEGSSGSENTLSEGQGDDSSEASPSGASRPEERGTVGGRALSRDYAIDYMSCTTTFDELNDLRLRYSIPGEIPLRIPGKKDTPSRPPRGYVTLYLESFKYGLRCPLQPYFARILNGLNLAPGQLNPNGWRVLSGLFILWDRCCQSEPTVDEVKHLYQLKSSPKDAGWYYFQSGTKSRKPITDLPTGGGGTWKRKFFFAGGPWGQVAQIDGKDCRVPPRFTVPVSWGVHFPLRPGLLKRVEAVLANSCSSRELLSTYNFLESRLILPGHKMEDAVIGALTRKRSRPPTTDRDQDKDAPAAKRKNIVQQVPPLQALPPASARVGESSRAATDPASSSPPVVPRSRLPDSRPEHLVPYLNELSKLVSKKDLEGFDGCTLGELVGAMQYSAFHLSCMATYYKAKVGRYDRKMKEDIQSATTRADVAEKKAGELNVENLKLIEQESLAQAKAITLEEELTKVKEDLQGQRAMYEAQLESLRDSHRAHVENLEREADNQYDQGLRHSYRCIMAVLGKQHPDLKMDDLAAGVAQHMDEEAAKEDAEGLEPIVIEEGNSPPRAVPADVGEASTPPDATGDTPPAPEEVQPTDAARLTDPPSF from the exons ATGTCGAAGGGTAAGGAGAAGGTCGTTGAGGTTGGTGACGACGAACTAGGTTTTTTGCCTAGTCTGCCCGctgattttgcttttgatcCCGGGATCCCCTTAGAGCCCATTAGGTCTAGTGTTGGTACTAGCGCTAGGAGGATGTCTCCCCAAACAACCTCCTCGAGCGACAGTAGCGATGAAGAAGGGTCTTCTGGATCGGAGAACACTTTGAGTGAGGGTCAAGGGGATGATTCTAGTGAGGCGTCCCCATCAGGAGCATCACGACCAGAAGAACGGGGTACAGTAGGGGGTAGAGCCTTGTCGCGTGATTATGCCATTGACTACATGTCGTGTACGACCACGTTTGACGAGCTCAATGACCTCCGACTTAGGTATAGTATTCCTGGTGAGATACCTCTTAGGATCCCAGGAAAAAAGGATACACCTAGCCGGCCTCCCAGGGGATACGTTACCCTGTATCTGGAGAGCTTTAAGTATGGGCTGAGGTGTCCCTTGCAGCCTTACTTTGCCCGGATACTTAACGGGCTAAATCTGGCTCCTGGTCAGCTGAACCCCAACGGGTGGAGAGTgctctctggtctgttcatattgtgggacagatgttgccaaagcgagcccacggttgatgaggtgaagcaTCTGTACCAGCTGAAGAGCAGCCCTAAAGATGCCGGCTGGTACTACTTCCAATCTGGTACCAAGAGCAGGAAACCCATAACTGATCTTccaactggtggtggtgggacttggaagaggaaattcttttttgctgggggtccCTGGGGTCAAGTTGCACAAATAGACGGGAAGGATTGTCGCGTCCCACCCCGTTTCACggtcccag TTTCCTGGGGTGTTCACTTCCCGCTCCGACCTGGTCTGCTTAAACGGGTCGAGGCTGTATTGGCCAATTCCTGCTCGAGCCGAGAACTGCTATCTACATACAACTTCCTCGAGTCTCGGTTGATACTTCCTGGCCATAAGATGGAGGACGCAGTGATTGGAGCTCTGACCAGGAAACGCTCTCGGCCTCCAACAACCGATAGGGACCAGGACAAAGATGCTCCCGCTGCGAAGCGAAAGAACATCGTGCAGCAGGTTCCTCCCTTGCAGGCTCTCCCTCCTGCCTCTGCTAGAGTCGGGGAATCCAGTAGAGCGGCCACTGATCCTGCTTCCTCTTCTCCACCTGTTGTGCCTCGGTCCCGCTTACCCGACAGCCGACCAGAACACTTGGTTCCCTATCTCAATGAGTTGTCTAAACTCGTGAGCAAGAAGGACCTGGAGGGCTTTGACGGTTGTACCCTGGGCGAGCTGGTGGGAGCCATGCAGTACAGTGCTTTCCATCTCAGCTGCATGGCCACCTACTATAAGGCCAAGGTTGGCCGTTACGacaggaagatgaaggaggacaTTCAATCGGCGACGACCAGAGCTGACGTTGCCGAGAAAAAGGCGGGGGAGCTAAACGTTGAGAACCTCAAGCTGATAGAGCAAGAGTCccttgctcaagcaaaagccattacACTCGAGGAGGAGCTGACCAAGGTTAAGGAGGACCTCCAAGGGCAGAGGGCTATGTATgaggctcagctcgaatctctCCGCGATTCCCACCGAGCTCATGTAgagaacttggagagggaggccgacaaccagtacgaccagggacttcggCATTCGTATCGTTGTATCATGGCCGTCCTCGGGAAGCAACACCCTgatctgaagatggatgaccttgcagctggtgtTGCTCAACATATGGACGAGGAGGCGGCCAAGGAAGATGCCGAGGGGTTAGAGCCGATCGTGATTGAGGAGGGTaactctcctcctcgtgcaGTCCCTGCTGATGTTGGCGAGGCGAGCACCCCCCCGGACGCAACTGGTGATACCCCTCCCGCACCCGAGGAGGTCCAGCCAACCGATGCTGCTCGGCTCACTGACCCACCatctttttga
- the LOC127900067 gene encoding uncharacterized protein LOC127900067: MKASSESQSSALFETVWDSNCCVMGKTWDLACYATVQGKAWLPRLCETLRVTPRFWGKCGCHGSVRSCVLRRGSGESGAVVPRFSCWRARLANCRRPGLLASRSLAGMASCLL, encoded by the exons atgaag gcttcctctgaatctcagtcttccgctcttttcgagacggtatgggactccaactgctgcgttatgggcaaaacatgggatctagcgtgttacgccacggttcaggggaaagcgtggctgccacggctctgtgagaccttgcgtgttacgccacggttctggggaaagtgtggctgtcatggctccgtgagatcttgcgtgttacgtcgcggttctggggaaagcgggGCTGTTGTGCCTAGGTTCTCGTGCTGGAGAgcgcgtcttgccaactgccgtcgaccgggtctcctcgcctctcggtctctagccggaatggcctcatgccttttatag